One Bos taurus isolate L1 Dominette 01449 registration number 42190680 breed Hereford chromosome 16, ARS-UCD2.0, whole genome shotgun sequence DNA window includes the following coding sequences:
- the CASZ1 gene encoding zinc finger protein castor homolog 1 isoform X1 gives MKVDYLSEFGFRLSDYEFGTKERRMDLGTAEGTRCTDPPAGKPAMAAKRKGGLKLNAICAKLSRQVEVEKGGEAGAHTEGSPLQPRDKERSGPESGVARAPRSEEDKRRAVIEKWVNGEYSEEPAPAPVLGRIAREGLELPPEGVYMVQPQGCSDEEDHGEEPPKDSSVLEEKNSDGAASKDDGGPSAKQASGEASSLRDYAASTMTEFLGMFGYDDQNTRDELARKISFEKLHAGSTPEAATSSALPASEDALSKRARFSKYEEYIRKLKAGEQLSWPAHGTTAEGRAGKEALGPLPGLRLPSSTTHLETKATILPLPSHSSVPMQGLVARASKYDFFIQKLKTGENLRPQNGSAYKKPSKYDLENVKYLHLFKPGEGSPDMGGAIAFKTGKVGRPSKYDVRAIQKPGPAKVPPTPSLAPAPLASVPTAPSAPGPGPEPSASLPFNTPEYLKSTFSKTDSITTGTVSTVKNGLPTDKPAVTEDVNIYQKYIARFSGSQHCGHIHCAYQYREHYHCLDPECNYQRFTSKQDVIRHYNMHKKRDNSLQHGFMRFSPLDDCSVYYHGCHLNGKSTHYHCMQVGCNKVYTSTSDVMTHENFHKKNTQLINDGFQRFRATEDCGTADCQFYGQKTTHFHCRRPGCTFTFKNKCDIEKHKSYHIKDDAYAKDGFKKFYKYEECKYEGCVYSKATNHFHCIRAGCGFTFTSTSQMTSHKRKHERRHIRASSSGVLGLPPSLLGTKDTEHEESSNDDLVDFSALSSKNSSLSASPTSQQSSASLATATAASEAVPSATKPPNSKISGLLAQGLPSSIPLALALSNSGLASAAPYFPILPGRGSASLPVGAPGLMGAMSSGTAGSATPDTPALAASGAGDSAAAGAASVPVPPASIMERISASKGLISPMMARLAAAALKPSAPFDPGNGQQATPARFPPAPVKQEPGESAGAPGPHEASQDRSLDLTLKEPSNESNGHAVPANSSLLSSLMNKMSQGSPNLGSLLNVKTDTEGGPAGESPPFLGKAVKAMVQEKLSEPWKVYLRRFGTKDFCNAQCDFLHKAHFHCVVEECGALFSTLDGAIKHANFHFRTEGGAVKGNPEAAFPASAAETKPSLAPASPPAPPVTTATASSLEGPTPSLAAVPSTPTLLAWKQLASTIPQMPQIPASVPHLPTSPLATTSLENAKPQVKPGFLQFQENDPCLATDCKYANKFHFHCLFGNCKYVCKTSGKAESHCLDHINPNNNLVNVRDQFAYYSLQCLCPNQHCEFRMRGHYHCLRTGCYFVTNITTKLPWHIKKHEKAERRAANGFKYFTKREECGRLGCKYNQVNSHFHCIREGCQFSFLLKHQMTSHARKHMRRMLGKNFDRAPSSQGPPSLMDTETDEYMDYTGCSPGAMSSESSTMDRSCSSTPVGNESTAAGCPAPPPPPLPLPAAAGDEAACGAPQPPMTPSFSPAVLRAPLPSLPCLFSPPCLSYSLLSATLGATRGLAHPISSPPSFPPVTATPSPVKSDAPLVQDAAGNTISMPTASGAKKRFWIIEDMSPFGKRRKTASSRKMLDEGMMLEGFRRFDLYEDCKDAACQFSLKVTHYHCTRENCGYKFCGRTHMYKHAQHHDRVDNLVLDDFKRFKASLSCHFADCPFSGSSTHFHCLRCRFRCTDSTKVTAHRKHHGKQDVISAAGFCQFSSSADCAVPDCKYKLKCSHFHCTYPGCRHTVVGMSQMDSHKRKHEKQERGEPPAASPGPEGLAPGPAAAAVAGLDGAPPPGAEPAAATLLFLPGPALGPSDDPGPPDAPGPRVGPAAPGPAAGESSQEDDEEELELNEEADDDDDDEEEDDDEDDDEDDDEDDEDLRTDSEESLPEAPAVAAGPGSRSPELAALGAPAPPGPAPAAASP, from the exons CTGAAGGCACCCGGTGCACCGACCCGCCCGCAGGAAAGCCCGCGATGGCGGCCAAGCGCAAAGGCGGCCTGAAGCTCAACGCCATCTGCGCCAAGCTGAGCCGCCAGGTGGAGGTGGAGAAGGGTGGGGAGGCCGGTGCCCACACTGAGGGCAGCCCGCTGCAGCCCCGGGACAAAGAGCGCAGTGGCCCCGAGTCTGGGGTGGCCCGGGCCCCCCGCAGCGAAGAAGACAAGAGGCGGGCGGTGATTGAGAAGTGGGTCAACGGGGAGTACAGCGAGGAGCCGGCACCTGCGCCTGTGCTGGGGCGGATCGCCCGGGAGGGCCTGGAGCTGCCGCCCGAGGGCGTCTACATGGTCCAGCCCCAGGGCTGCAGCGACGAGGAGGACCACGGCGAAGAGCCCCCCAAGGACAGCAGCGTCCTGGAGGAGAAGAACTCAGACGGGGCAGCCTCCAAGGATGACGGTGGCCCCAGTGCCAAGCAGGCTTCAG GAGAGGCCTCTTCACTGCGGGACTACGCGGCCTCCACAATGACTGAGTTCCTTGGCATGTTTGGTTACGACGACCAGAACACGAGGGACGAGCTGGCCAGGAAGATCAGCTTTGAGAAGCTGCATGCGGGCTCCACCCCCGAGGCGGCCACCTCCTCCGCGCTGCCCGCCTCCGAGGACGCCCTCAGCAAGCGGGCGCGGTTCTCCAAGTACGAGGAGTACATCCGCAAGCTCAAGGCTGGCGAGCAGCTGTCCTGGCCGGCCCACGGCACCACGGCTGAGGGGCGGGCAGGCAAGGAGGCGCTGGGCCCCCTGCCCGGCCTGCGGCTTCCCAGTAGCACCACGCACCTGGAGACCAAGGCCACCATCCTGCCCCTGCCCTCGCACAGCAGCGTCCCCATGCAGGGCCTGGTGGCCCGCGCCTCCAAGTACGACTTTTTCATCCAGAAACTGAAGACGGGCGAGAACCTGCGGCCCCAAAACGGGAGCGCCTACAAGAAGCCGTCCAAGTACGACCTGGAGAACGTCAAGTACCTGCACCTCTTCAAACCCGGGGAGGGCAGCCCCGACATGGGTGGGGCCATCGCCTTCAAGACGGGCAAGGTGGGGCGCCCCTCCAAGTACGACGTCCGGGCCATCCAGAAGCCTGGCCCCGCCAAGGTTCCGCCCACCCCCAGCCTGGCTCCCGCACCCCTCGCCAGCGTGCCCACCGCTCCCAGTGCCCCTGGGCCAGGCCCTGAGCCATCTGCCTCCCTGCCTTTCAACACTCCCGAGTACCTGAAGTCAACCTTCTCCAAAACAGACTCCATCACCACGGGGACCGTCTCCACTGTCAA GAACGGATTGCCCACAGATAAACCAGCTGTCACTGAAGATGTAAACATTTACCAGAAATATATTGCCAG GTTCTCAGGCAGTCAGCACTGTGGCCACATCCACTGCGCCTACCAGTACCGCGAGCACTACCACTGCCTCGACCCCGAGTGCAACTACCAG AGGTTCACGAGCAAGCAGGACGTGATCCGGCACTACAACATGCACAAGAAGCGGGACAACTCCCTGCAGCACGGCTTCATGCGCTTCAGCCCGCTGGACGACTGCAGCGTCTACTACCATGGCTGCCACCTCAACGGGAAGAGCACCCACTACCACTGCATGCAg GTGGGCTGTAACAAGGTGTACACGAGCACGTCAGACGTGATGACCCATGAGAACTTCCATAAGAAGAACACCCAGCTCATCAACGACGGCTTCCAGCGCTTCCGTGCCACCGAGGACTGCGGCACGGCCGACTGCCAGTTCTACGGGCAGAAGACCacgcacttccactgcag GCGCCCCGGCTGCACGTTCACCTTCAAGAACAAGTGTGACATCGAGAAGCACAAAAGCTACCACATCAAGGACGACGCCTACGCCAAGGACGGCTTCAAGAAGTTCTACAAGTACGAGGAGTGCAAGTATGAGGGCTGCGTGTACAGCAAGGCCACCAACCACTTCCACTGCATCCGCGCCGGCTGCGGCTTCACCTTCACCTCCACCAGCCAGATGACCTCGCACAAGCGCAAGCACGAGCGCAGGCACATACGCGCCTCCAGCTCCGGCGTGCTGGGGCTGCCACCCTCGCTGCTGGGCACCAAGGACACGGAGCACGAGGAGTCCAGCAACGACGACCTGGTCGACTTCTCGGCCCTGAGCAGCAAGAACTCCAGCCTGAGCGCCTCCCCCACTAGCCAGCAGTCCTCCGCCTCCCTGGCCACGGCCACTGCCGCCTCCGAGGCCGTGCCCAGCGCCACCAAGCCTCCCAACAGCAAGATCTCGGGGCTGCTGGCCCAGGGCCTGCCCAGCTCCATCCCCCTGGCGCTGGCCCTCTCCAACTCTGGCCTGGCCAGCGCCGCACCCTACTTCCCCATCCTTCCTGGCCGGGGCAGCGCCTCCCTGCCAGTGGGTGCCCCCGGCCTCATGGGTGCCATGTCGTCCGGGACAGCAGGCTCAGCAACCCCTGACACGCCCGCCCTGGCAGCCTCGGGAGCTGGTGACTCGGCGGCGGCGGGGGCTGCCTCAGTCCCCGTGCCCCCTGCCTCCATCATGGAGAGGATCTCAGCCAGCAAAGGCCTCATCTCGCCCATGATGGCCAGGCTGGCCGCAGCCGCCCTCAAGCCCTCTGCCCCCTTTGACCCAG GAAACGGGCAGCAGGCCACCCCTGCCAGGTTCCCCCCAGCCCCGGTGAAGCAGGAGCCCGGTGAGAGTGCTGGCGCCCCAGGTCCCCACGAGGCCTCCCAGGACCGCAGTTTAGACCTGACTCTGAAGGAGCCCAG TAATGAATCAAATGGCCACGCAGTCCCGGCAAATTCATCTCTTTTATCCTCGCTTATGAATAAG ATGTCTCAGGGCAGCCCCAACCTCGGCAGCCTGTTGAACGTCAAGACGGACACAGAGGGAGGCCCCGCTGGGGAGTCCCCCCCATTCCTGGGCAAGGCTGTGAAGGCGATGGTTCAGGAGAAGCTGTCAGAGCCCTGGAAGGTGTACCTTCGCAG GTTTGGCACCAAGGACTTCTGCAACGCCCAGTGTGACTTCCTCCACAAGGCCCACTTCCACTGCGTGGTGGAGGAGTGCGGCGCGCTTTTCAGCACCCTGGACGGGGCCATCAAGCACGCCAA CTTCCACTTCCGGACGGAGGGAGGAGCAGTGAAAGGAAACCCAGAGGCTGCCTTCCCGGCCTCGGCTGCTGAGACCAAACCCTCCTTGGCCCCCGCGTCCCCTCCAGCGCCACCCGTCACCACAGCCACGGCTTCCTCTCTCGAGGGGCCCACTCCCAGCCTGGCCGCCgtgccctccacccccaccctgctcGCCTGGAAGCAGCTGGCTTCCACCATACCCCAGATGCCTCAGATTCCAGCATCAGTGCCTCACCTGCCCACTTCGCCCTTGGCAACGACTTCTCTAGAGAACGCCAAGCCCCAGGTCAAACCcggattcctccagttccaggaGAA CGATCCTTGCCTCGCAACGGACTGCAAGTATGCCAACAAGTTCCACTTCCACTGTCTCTTTGGGAACTGCAAGTACGTCTGCAAAACCTCTGGCAAGGCCGAGTCCCACTGCCTGGACCACATCAACCCCAACAACAACCTGGTGAACGTGCGAGACCAGTTTGCTTACTACTCCCTGCAGTGCCTCTGTCCCAACCAG CACTGCGAGTTCCGGATGCGTGGGCACTACCACTGTCTCCGAACCGGCTGCTACTTTGTGACCAACATCACCACCAAGCTGCCGTGGCACAtaaagaagcatgagaaagccGAGCGGCGGGCAGCCAATGGGTTCAAGTACTTCACCAAGCGCGAGGAGTGCGGCAGGCTAG GCTGCAAGTACAACCAGGTGAACAGCCACTTCCACTGCATCCGGGAGGGCTGCCAGTTCTCCTTCCTCCTCAAGCACCAGATGACCTCCCATGCCCGGAAGCACATGCGGAGGATGCTGGGGAAGAACTTCGATCGCGCACCCTCCTCCCAG GGCCCCCCAAGCCTGATGGACACCGAGACAGACGAGTACATGGATTATACTGGTTGCAGCCCAGGCGCCATGTCCTCCGAGTCCTCCACCATGGACCGAAGCTGCTCCAGCACCCCTGTGGGCAACGAGAGCACCGCGGCAG GCTGcccggctcctcctcctcctcctcttcctcttcctgctgctgccgGTGACGAGGCTGCCTGCGGGGCTCCGCAGCCCCCAATGACCCCATCCTTCTCTCCGGCCGTGCTCCGggcgcccctcccctccctcccatgcCTCTTTTCTCCACCCTGTCTCTCATACTCTCTGCTCAGTGCCACTCTCGGAGCCACCCGGGGCCTGGCCCACCCCATCAGCAGCCCGCCCAGCTTCCCGCCTGTCACTGCCACTCCATCTCCAGTAAAAAGTGACGCCCCCCTAGTTCAGGATGCCGCAG GGAACACCATCTCCATGCCGACAGCCTCGGGGGCCAAAAAGCGCTTCTGGATCATTGAGGACATGTCTCCATTTGGCAAGCGGCGCAAGACTGCTTCCTCACGCAAGATGCTGGACGAGGGCATGATGCTCGAGGGCTTCAGGCGCTTCGACCTCTACGAGGACTGCAAGGACGCGGCCTGCCAGTTCTCGCTCAAGGTCACCCACTACCACTGCACGCGCGAGAACTGCGGCTACAAGTTCTGCGGGCGCACGCACATGTACAAGCACGCGCAGCACCACGACCGCGTGGACAACCTGGTGCTGGACGACTTCAAGCGCTTCAAGGCCTCACTCAGCTGCCATTTCGCCGACTGCCCCTTCTCAGGGAGCAGCACGCACTTCCACTGCCTGCGCTGCCGCTTTCGCTGCACCGACAGCACCAAGGTCACGGCGCACCGCAAGCACCATGGCAAGCAGGACGTGATCAGCGCGGCGGGCTTCTGCCAGTTCAGCTCGAGCGCCGACTGCGCCGTGCCCGACTGCAAGTACAAGCTCAAGTGCTCGCACTTCCACTGCACCTACCCCGGCTGCCGCCACACGGTCGTGGGCATGTCGCAGATGGACTCGCACAAGCGCAAGCACGAGAAGCAGGAGCGCGGCGAGCCGCCCGCCGCCTCCCCCGGCCCCGAGGGCCTCGCGcccggccccgccgccgccgccgtcgccGGCCTGGACGGCGCGCCCCCGCCCGGCGCCGAGCCCGCCGCCGCCACCCTGCTCTTCTTGCCCGGCCCGGCGCTGGGGCCGAGCGACGACCCCGGCCCGCCCGACGCCCCGGGGCCCCGCGTCGGTCCCGCCGCGCCCGGCCCAGCGGCCGGCGAGTCGTCGCAGGAGGACGACGAGGAGGAGCTGGAGCTGAACGAGGAGGCGGACGATGACGACGACGACGAGGAGGAGGACGACGACGAGGACGACGACGAGGACGACGACGAGGACGACGAGGACCTGCGCACCGACTCGGAGGAGTCGCTGCCCGAGGCGCCGGCTGTGGCGGCGGGGCCGGGGTCGCGGAGCCCGGAGCTGGCGGCCCTCGGCGCCCCCGCGCCCCCCGGGCCCGCGCCCGCCGCCGCCTCCCCGTAG
- the CASZ1 gene encoding zinc finger protein castor homolog 1 isoform X2, which translates to MDLGTAEGTRCTDPPAGKPAMAAKRKGGLKLNAICAKLSRQVEVEKGGEAGAHTEGSPLQPRDKERSGPESGVARAPRSEEDKRRAVIEKWVNGEYSEEPAPAPVLGRIAREGLELPPEGVYMVQPQGCSDEEDHGEEPPKDSSVLEEKNSDGAASKDDGGPSAKQASGEASSLRDYAASTMTEFLGMFGYDDQNTRDELARKISFEKLHAGSTPEAATSSALPASEDALSKRARFSKYEEYIRKLKAGEQLSWPAHGTTAEGRAGKEALGPLPGLRLPSSTTHLETKATILPLPSHSSVPMQGLVARASKYDFFIQKLKTGENLRPQNGSAYKKPSKYDLENVKYLHLFKPGEGSPDMGGAIAFKTGKVGRPSKYDVRAIQKPGPAKVPPTPSLAPAPLASVPTAPSAPGPGPEPSASLPFNTPEYLKSTFSKTDSITTGTVSTVKNGLPTDKPAVTEDVNIYQKYIARFSGSQHCGHIHCAYQYREHYHCLDPECNYQRFTSKQDVIRHYNMHKKRDNSLQHGFMRFSPLDDCSVYYHGCHLNGKSTHYHCMQVGCNKVYTSTSDVMTHENFHKKNTQLINDGFQRFRATEDCGTADCQFYGQKTTHFHCRRPGCTFTFKNKCDIEKHKSYHIKDDAYAKDGFKKFYKYEECKYEGCVYSKATNHFHCIRAGCGFTFTSTSQMTSHKRKHERRHIRASSSGVLGLPPSLLGTKDTEHEESSNDDLVDFSALSSKNSSLSASPTSQQSSASLATATAASEAVPSATKPPNSKISGLLAQGLPSSIPLALALSNSGLASAAPYFPILPGRGSASLPVGAPGLMGAMSSGTAGSATPDTPALAASGAGDSAAAGAASVPVPPASIMERISASKGLISPMMARLAAAALKPSAPFDPGNGQQATPARFPPAPVKQEPGESAGAPGPHEASQDRSLDLTLKEPSNESNGHAVPANSSLLSSLMNKMSQGSPNLGSLLNVKTDTEGGPAGESPPFLGKAVKAMVQEKLSEPWKVYLRRFGTKDFCNAQCDFLHKAHFHCVVEECGALFSTLDGAIKHANFHFRTEGGAVKGNPEAAFPASAAETKPSLAPASPPAPPVTTATASSLEGPTPSLAAVPSTPTLLAWKQLASTIPQMPQIPASVPHLPTSPLATTSLENAKPQVKPGFLQFQENDPCLATDCKYANKFHFHCLFGNCKYVCKTSGKAESHCLDHINPNNNLVNVRDQFAYYSLQCLCPNQHCEFRMRGHYHCLRTGCYFVTNITTKLPWHIKKHEKAERRAANGFKYFTKREECGRLGCKYNQVNSHFHCIREGCQFSFLLKHQMTSHARKHMRRMLGKNFDRAPSSQGPPSLMDTETDEYMDYTGCSPGAMSSESSTMDRSCSSTPVGNESTAAGCPAPPPPPLPLPAAAGDEAACGAPQPPMTPSFSPAVLRAPLPSLPCLFSPPCLSYSLLSATLGATRGLAHPISSPPSFPPVTATPSPVKSDAPLVQDAAGNTISMPTASGAKKRFWIIEDMSPFGKRRKTASSRKMLDEGMMLEGFRRFDLYEDCKDAACQFSLKVTHYHCTRENCGYKFCGRTHMYKHAQHHDRVDNLVLDDFKRFKASLSCHFADCPFSGSSTHFHCLRCRFRCTDSTKVTAHRKHHGKQDVISAAGFCQFSSSADCAVPDCKYKLKCSHFHCTYPGCRHTVVGMSQMDSHKRKHEKQERGEPPAASPGPEGLAPGPAAAAVAGLDGAPPPGAEPAAATLLFLPGPALGPSDDPGPPDAPGPRVGPAAPGPAAGESSQEDDEEELELNEEADDDDDDEEEDDDEDDDEDDDEDDEDLRTDSEESLPEAPAVAAGPGSRSPELAALGAPAPPGPAPAAASP; encoded by the exons CTGAAGGCACCCGGTGCACCGACCCGCCCGCAGGAAAGCCCGCGATGGCGGCCAAGCGCAAAGGCGGCCTGAAGCTCAACGCCATCTGCGCCAAGCTGAGCCGCCAGGTGGAGGTGGAGAAGGGTGGGGAGGCCGGTGCCCACACTGAGGGCAGCCCGCTGCAGCCCCGGGACAAAGAGCGCAGTGGCCCCGAGTCTGGGGTGGCCCGGGCCCCCCGCAGCGAAGAAGACAAGAGGCGGGCGGTGATTGAGAAGTGGGTCAACGGGGAGTACAGCGAGGAGCCGGCACCTGCGCCTGTGCTGGGGCGGATCGCCCGGGAGGGCCTGGAGCTGCCGCCCGAGGGCGTCTACATGGTCCAGCCCCAGGGCTGCAGCGACGAGGAGGACCACGGCGAAGAGCCCCCCAAGGACAGCAGCGTCCTGGAGGAGAAGAACTCAGACGGGGCAGCCTCCAAGGATGACGGTGGCCCCAGTGCCAAGCAGGCTTCAG GAGAGGCCTCTTCACTGCGGGACTACGCGGCCTCCACAATGACTGAGTTCCTTGGCATGTTTGGTTACGACGACCAGAACACGAGGGACGAGCTGGCCAGGAAGATCAGCTTTGAGAAGCTGCATGCGGGCTCCACCCCCGAGGCGGCCACCTCCTCCGCGCTGCCCGCCTCCGAGGACGCCCTCAGCAAGCGGGCGCGGTTCTCCAAGTACGAGGAGTACATCCGCAAGCTCAAGGCTGGCGAGCAGCTGTCCTGGCCGGCCCACGGCACCACGGCTGAGGGGCGGGCAGGCAAGGAGGCGCTGGGCCCCCTGCCCGGCCTGCGGCTTCCCAGTAGCACCACGCACCTGGAGACCAAGGCCACCATCCTGCCCCTGCCCTCGCACAGCAGCGTCCCCATGCAGGGCCTGGTGGCCCGCGCCTCCAAGTACGACTTTTTCATCCAGAAACTGAAGACGGGCGAGAACCTGCGGCCCCAAAACGGGAGCGCCTACAAGAAGCCGTCCAAGTACGACCTGGAGAACGTCAAGTACCTGCACCTCTTCAAACCCGGGGAGGGCAGCCCCGACATGGGTGGGGCCATCGCCTTCAAGACGGGCAAGGTGGGGCGCCCCTCCAAGTACGACGTCCGGGCCATCCAGAAGCCTGGCCCCGCCAAGGTTCCGCCCACCCCCAGCCTGGCTCCCGCACCCCTCGCCAGCGTGCCCACCGCTCCCAGTGCCCCTGGGCCAGGCCCTGAGCCATCTGCCTCCCTGCCTTTCAACACTCCCGAGTACCTGAAGTCAACCTTCTCCAAAACAGACTCCATCACCACGGGGACCGTCTCCACTGTCAA GAACGGATTGCCCACAGATAAACCAGCTGTCACTGAAGATGTAAACATTTACCAGAAATATATTGCCAG GTTCTCAGGCAGTCAGCACTGTGGCCACATCCACTGCGCCTACCAGTACCGCGAGCACTACCACTGCCTCGACCCCGAGTGCAACTACCAG AGGTTCACGAGCAAGCAGGACGTGATCCGGCACTACAACATGCACAAGAAGCGGGACAACTCCCTGCAGCACGGCTTCATGCGCTTCAGCCCGCTGGACGACTGCAGCGTCTACTACCATGGCTGCCACCTCAACGGGAAGAGCACCCACTACCACTGCATGCAg GTGGGCTGTAACAAGGTGTACACGAGCACGTCAGACGTGATGACCCATGAGAACTTCCATAAGAAGAACACCCAGCTCATCAACGACGGCTTCCAGCGCTTCCGTGCCACCGAGGACTGCGGCACGGCCGACTGCCAGTTCTACGGGCAGAAGACCacgcacttccactgcag GCGCCCCGGCTGCACGTTCACCTTCAAGAACAAGTGTGACATCGAGAAGCACAAAAGCTACCACATCAAGGACGACGCCTACGCCAAGGACGGCTTCAAGAAGTTCTACAAGTACGAGGAGTGCAAGTATGAGGGCTGCGTGTACAGCAAGGCCACCAACCACTTCCACTGCATCCGCGCCGGCTGCGGCTTCACCTTCACCTCCACCAGCCAGATGACCTCGCACAAGCGCAAGCACGAGCGCAGGCACATACGCGCCTCCAGCTCCGGCGTGCTGGGGCTGCCACCCTCGCTGCTGGGCACCAAGGACACGGAGCACGAGGAGTCCAGCAACGACGACCTGGTCGACTTCTCGGCCCTGAGCAGCAAGAACTCCAGCCTGAGCGCCTCCCCCACTAGCCAGCAGTCCTCCGCCTCCCTGGCCACGGCCACTGCCGCCTCCGAGGCCGTGCCCAGCGCCACCAAGCCTCCCAACAGCAAGATCTCGGGGCTGCTGGCCCAGGGCCTGCCCAGCTCCATCCCCCTGGCGCTGGCCCTCTCCAACTCTGGCCTGGCCAGCGCCGCACCCTACTTCCCCATCCTTCCTGGCCGGGGCAGCGCCTCCCTGCCAGTGGGTGCCCCCGGCCTCATGGGTGCCATGTCGTCCGGGACAGCAGGCTCAGCAACCCCTGACACGCCCGCCCTGGCAGCCTCGGGAGCTGGTGACTCGGCGGCGGCGGGGGCTGCCTCAGTCCCCGTGCCCCCTGCCTCCATCATGGAGAGGATCTCAGCCAGCAAAGGCCTCATCTCGCCCATGATGGCCAGGCTGGCCGCAGCCGCCCTCAAGCCCTCTGCCCCCTTTGACCCAG GAAACGGGCAGCAGGCCACCCCTGCCAGGTTCCCCCCAGCCCCGGTGAAGCAGGAGCCCGGTGAGAGTGCTGGCGCCCCAGGTCCCCACGAGGCCTCCCAGGACCGCAGTTTAGACCTGACTCTGAAGGAGCCCAG TAATGAATCAAATGGCCACGCAGTCCCGGCAAATTCATCTCTTTTATCCTCGCTTATGAATAAG ATGTCTCAGGGCAGCCCCAACCTCGGCAGCCTGTTGAACGTCAAGACGGACACAGAGGGAGGCCCCGCTGGGGAGTCCCCCCCATTCCTGGGCAAGGCTGTGAAGGCGATGGTTCAGGAGAAGCTGTCAGAGCCCTGGAAGGTGTACCTTCGCAG GTTTGGCACCAAGGACTTCTGCAACGCCCAGTGTGACTTCCTCCACAAGGCCCACTTCCACTGCGTGGTGGAGGAGTGCGGCGCGCTTTTCAGCACCCTGGACGGGGCCATCAAGCACGCCAA CTTCCACTTCCGGACGGAGGGAGGAGCAGTGAAAGGAAACCCAGAGGCTGCCTTCCCGGCCTCGGCTGCTGAGACCAAACCCTCCTTGGCCCCCGCGTCCCCTCCAGCGCCACCCGTCACCACAGCCACGGCTTCCTCTCTCGAGGGGCCCACTCCCAGCCTGGCCGCCgtgccctccacccccaccctgctcGCCTGGAAGCAGCTGGCTTCCACCATACCCCAGATGCCTCAGATTCCAGCATCAGTGCCTCACCTGCCCACTTCGCCCTTGGCAACGACTTCTCTAGAGAACGCCAAGCCCCAGGTCAAACCcggattcctccagttccaggaGAA CGATCCTTGCCTCGCAACGGACTGCAAGTATGCCAACAAGTTCCACTTCCACTGTCTCTTTGGGAACTGCAAGTACGTCTGCAAAACCTCTGGCAAGGCCGAGTCCCACTGCCTGGACCACATCAACCCCAACAACAACCTGGTGAACGTGCGAGACCAGTTTGCTTACTACTCCCTGCAGTGCCTCTGTCCCAACCAG CACTGCGAGTTCCGGATGCGTGGGCACTACCACTGTCTCCGAACCGGCTGCTACTTTGTGACCAACATCACCACCAAGCTGCCGTGGCACAtaaagaagcatgagaaagccGAGCGGCGGGCAGCCAATGGGTTCAAGTACTTCACCAAGCGCGAGGAGTGCGGCAGGCTAG GCTGCAAGTACAACCAGGTGAACAGCCACTTCCACTGCATCCGGGAGGGCTGCCAGTTCTCCTTCCTCCTCAAGCACCAGATGACCTCCCATGCCCGGAAGCACATGCGGAGGATGCTGGGGAAGAACTTCGATCGCGCACCCTCCTCCCAG GGCCCCCCAAGCCTGATGGACACCGAGACAGACGAGTACATGGATTATACTGGTTGCAGCCCAGGCGCCATGTCCTCCGAGTCCTCCACCATGGACCGAAGCTGCTCCAGCACCCCTGTGGGCAACGAGAGCACCGCGGCAG GCTGcccggctcctcctcctcctcctcttcctcttcctgctgctgccgGTGACGAGGCTGCCTGCGGGGCTCCGCAGCCCCCAATGACCCCATCCTTCTCTCCGGCCGTGCTCCGggcgcccctcccctccctcccatgcCTCTTTTCTCCACCCTGTCTCTCATACTCTCTGCTCAGTGCCACTCTCGGAGCCACCCGGGGCCTGGCCCACCCCATCAGCAGCCCGCCCAGCTTCCCGCCTGTCACTGCCACTCCATCTCCAGTAAAAAGTGACGCCCCCCTAGTTCAGGATGCCGCAG GGAACACCATCTCCATGCCGACAGCCTCGGGGGCCAAAAAGCGCTTCTGGATCATTGAGGACATGTCTCCATTTGGCAAGCGGCGCAAGACTGCTTCCTCACGCAAGATGCTGGACGAGGGCATGATGCTCGAGGGCTTCAGGCGCTTCGACCTCTACGAGGACTGCAAGGACGCGGCCTGCCAGTTCTCGCTCAAGGTCACCCACTACCACTGCACGCGCGAGAACTGCGGCTACAAGTTCTGCGGGCGCACGCACATGTACAAGCACGCGCAGCACCACGACCGCGTGGACAACCTGGTGCTGGACGACTTCAAGCGCTTCAAGGCCTCACTCAGCTGCCATTTCGCCGACTGCCCCTTCTCAGGGAGCAGCACGCACTTCCACTGCCTGCGCTGCCGCTTTCGCTGCACCGACAGCACCAAGGTCACGGCGCACCGCAAGCACCATGGCAAGCAGGACGTGATCAGCGCGGCGGGCTTCTGCCAGTTCAGCTCGAGCGCCGACTGCGCCGTGCCCGACTGCAAGTACAAGCTCAAGTGCTCGCACTTCCACTGCACCTACCCCGGCTGCCGCCACACGGTCGTGGGCATGTCGCAGATGGACTCGCACAAGCGCAAGCACGAGAAGCAGGAGCGCGGCGAGCCGCCCGCCGCCTCCCCCGGCCCCGAGGGCCTCGCGcccggccccgccgccgccgccgtcgccGGCCTGGACGGCGCGCCCCCGCCCGGCGCCGAGCCCGCCGCCGCCACCCTGCTCTTCTTGCCCGGCCCGGCGCTGGGGCCGAGCGACGACCCCGGCCCGCCCGACGCCCCGGGGCCCCGCGTCGGTCCCGCCGCGCCCGGCCCAGCGGCCGGCGAGTCGTCGCAGGAGGACGACGAGGAGGAGCTGGAGCTGAACGAGGAGGCGGACGATGACGACGACGACGAGGAGGAGGACGACGACGAGGACGACGACGAGGACGACGACGAGGACGACGAGGACCTGCGCACCGACTCGGAGGAGTCGCTGCCCGAGGCGCCGGCTGTGGCGGCGGGGCCGGGGTCGCGGAGCCCGGAGCTGGCGGCCCTCGGCGCCCCCGCGCCCCCCGGGCCCGCGCCCGCCGCCGCCTCCCCGTAG